One window of the Archangium primigenium genome contains the following:
- a CDS encoding sigma-54-dependent transcriptional regulator — MIPDDANEQRLLKVLLVDDERMALRSLSSVLQPLGHIELYRASSLAEARQILQEAVLDVAFIDLQLSADMRNREGFTLIQEIRGRYQTVPIVVSSHSQPSEIREAMKLGAEDYVLKTELEQRVPLILKELRHKLELNQELLDLRARGAPDSNLGLIGTSVAMQNLRALLQRIATADIQEPVPVLILGPTGSGKELVAQGLHKLGPHPSEPLFDINCGALAETLVEDQLFGHVRGAFTDATRDQDGYFSLVRRGTLFLDEVAELTPILQTKLLRVLETRRFRPVGPTAREQVFRGRIVAATHVDLQERVRQGLFREDLFHRLNVLIVRVPSLSEHREDIPALVQHFAASHRKPLHFTQQAIEQLCQRPWPGNIRELRNAIYRLAILADSERIDAETLARCVPSETRGDALEDVLGQMARQLLALPLPDQDRSHVLTRALVLEAMKQARGNKTEAGKKLGWSRKAVERFLKNRVNADVEEDEDGGPAEA, encoded by the coding sequence ATGATCCCAGACGATGCGAACGAACAACGGCTTCTCAAGGTCCTCCTGGTCGATGACGAAAGGATGGCGCTGAGGAGTCTGTCCAGCGTCCTGCAACCCCTCGGGCACATCGAGCTCTACCGCGCCAGCAGTCTGGCCGAGGCCCGGCAGATCCTCCAGGAGGCCGTGCTCGACGTCGCCTTCATCGACCTCCAGCTCTCCGCGGACATGCGCAACCGGGAGGGCTTCACGCTCATCCAGGAGATCCGCGGCCGCTACCAGACCGTGCCCATCGTGGTGAGCAGCCACAGCCAGCCCAGCGAGATCCGCGAGGCCATGAAGCTGGGGGCCGAGGACTACGTACTCAAGACGGAGCTCGAGCAGCGGGTCCCCCTCATCCTCAAGGAGCTGCGCCACAAGCTCGAGCTGAATCAGGAGCTGCTGGACCTGCGGGCCCGAGGCGCCCCCGACTCGAACCTGGGACTCATTGGCACCTCGGTGGCCATGCAGAACCTGCGCGCCCTGCTGCAGCGGATCGCCACGGCCGACATCCAGGAGCCCGTGCCCGTCCTCATACTGGGGCCGACAGGCTCCGGCAAGGAGCTGGTGGCCCAGGGCCTCCACAAACTCGGTCCCCACCCCTCCGAGCCCCTCTTCGACATCAACTGCGGCGCACTCGCCGAGACCCTGGTCGAGGATCAGCTCTTCGGTCACGTCCGGGGTGCTTTCACCGACGCGACGCGGGACCAGGATGGGTACTTCTCATTGGTCCGGCGCGGCACCCTCTTCCTGGATGAGGTCGCCGAGCTCACCCCCATCCTCCAGACCAAGCTGCTGCGCGTGTTGGAGACCCGGCGCTTCAGGCCCGTCGGGCCCACCGCCCGCGAGCAGGTCTTCCGAGGCCGCATCGTCGCCGCCACCCACGTGGACCTCCAGGAGCGCGTCCGGCAGGGGTTGTTCCGCGAGGATCTCTTCCACCGGCTCAACGTGCTGATCGTCCGCGTTCCGTCCCTCTCGGAGCACCGGGAGGACATCCCGGCGCTCGTCCAACATTTCGCCGCCAGTCACCGCAAGCCACTGCATTTCACGCAGCAGGCCATCGAGCAACTCTGTCAGCGTCCCTGGCCAGGCAATATCCGCGAGCTGCGCAATGCCATCTACCGGCTGGCCATCCTCGCCGACTCCGAGCGCATCGACGCCGAGACGCTGGCGCGTTGTGTTCCCTCCGAGACCCGGGGGGATGCGTTGGAGGACGTGCTGGGCCAGATGGCCCGGCAACTCCTCGCCCTTCCCCTGCCCGACCAGGACCGAAGCCATGTCCTCACCAGGGCCCTCGTGCTGGAGGCCATGAAGCAGGCGCGGGGCAACAAGACGGAGGCCGGCAAGAAACTGGGATGGAGCCGCAAGGCCGTCGAGCGCTTCCTGAAGAATCGCGTCAATGCCGACGTGGAGGAAGACGAGGACGGGGGCCCGGCGGAGGCCTGA
- a CDS encoding sensor histidine kinase has translation MVPAASSRVRPPWGHRLFLPVLLALVLTGLATVSASSTLGKPFPSLLLDAYHFYSLVELPSWEGPQPLPHVSHRLVAVNGQALSGRAPLSSPLALYALTADTASDSVARLEFVDPRGQTSPPVLARVSRLGAKEFLFFFVTYALAAWLVLWFGGMVFTLGGLPAARRAYAFWSVMTFLLLLSFYDYHTNAWLAPFFSLAAVGIPISALWLAYAFPRPLAWKTVALRRGLLALTGLGAATALGLIVARFTGWNIQPIRSAIDQSMAPSFVILAGAILLRMRRSTGPARTELTAASWGLLTTPLLIGLVHVLSLAIGRDVRHLVLPLAVLLFPLSIGYAMVRNNILESQAVLAPRMSWVPFTLGALLLSVLGTALAYLATRNVHTVPTLLALLGLALFLLFLGLARHLQARWFFPTSRTFRGTIEDLRDRLAALRDLPSIRSAVEDVAVKALPTLQARVVEPGALAGLSHLPSDAQARLTQGESLWTAQNPREQHLLLPMRSLGELRAVLLVAPKRGAALYTQEDIHLLETLATLGALALHNAEVVQELESIRRLEVGAAHREKQLTLSALSEELCHEMVYPLNFLEDLLRRSASGQALDEEDLSFAREEVDRMKRMLDSLRRLQLPTPRLAPLPLLGHIQRALLLVREPIHEKKLSVTIDVPPELTVTAEGGSLVQLLSNLLRNAAQASPDTGAMGIRLHTSAAGQLLLDVWDTGPGVSAQVASVLFTSRRISTKPEGYGIGLTVVQRIAYTFRWDISFLREAERTAFRLTLPPPP, from the coding sequence ATGGTCCCCGCAGCGAGTTCGCGAGTCCGCCCCCCGTGGGGACATCGCCTGTTCCTCCCCGTCCTCCTGGCCCTCGTGCTCACGGGTCTGGCCACGGTCAGCGCGTCCTCCACCCTGGGCAAGCCATTCCCATCACTCCTGCTGGATGCCTATCACTTCTACTCGCTCGTCGAGTTGCCGTCGTGGGAGGGCCCCCAGCCCCTCCCCCACGTCAGCCACCGTCTCGTGGCCGTGAATGGCCAAGCCCTGTCAGGGCGCGCTCCGCTTTCCTCGCCGCTGGCTCTTTATGCGCTCACGGCGGACACCGCCAGCGATTCGGTGGCCCGGCTCGAGTTCGTGGATCCACGAGGACAGACCTCGCCCCCCGTCCTCGCACGCGTCAGCCGCCTCGGTGCCAAGGAGTTCTTGTTCTTCTTCGTCACCTATGCGCTGGCGGCCTGGCTGGTGCTCTGGTTTGGAGGCATGGTCTTCACCCTGGGAGGCCTCCCCGCCGCGCGGCGGGCCTACGCCTTCTGGTCGGTGATGACCTTTCTCCTCCTGCTCTCCTTCTATGACTATCATACGAACGCGTGGCTCGCGCCATTCTTCTCGCTCGCGGCCGTGGGCATTCCCATCTCAGCCCTCTGGTTGGCTTATGCCTTTCCCAGACCCCTCGCCTGGAAGACGGTGGCCCTTCGTCGTGGGCTGCTCGCCCTGACGGGACTGGGGGCCGCGACGGCCCTCGGCCTCATCGTGGCCCGCTTCACCGGATGGAACATCCAGCCCATCCGCTCCGCCATCGATCAGTCGATGGCCCCCAGCTTCGTGATCCTCGCGGGAGCCATCCTCTTGCGCATGCGGCGCAGCACGGGACCGGCCCGCACCGAGCTGACCGCCGCGTCCTGGGGCCTGCTCACCACGCCCCTGCTGATCGGGCTCGTGCACGTGCTTTCCCTCGCCATTGGCCGGGACGTGAGACACCTGGTGCTGCCCCTGGCGGTCCTGCTTTTTCCGCTGTCCATCGGCTACGCCATGGTTCGCAACAACATCCTGGAATCCCAGGCGGTGCTCGCGCCCAGGATGTCGTGGGTGCCTTTCACCCTGGGCGCGCTTCTGCTGTCGGTCCTGGGGACCGCCCTCGCCTATCTTGCAACCCGGAACGTCCACACCGTGCCCACGCTGCTCGCCCTGCTGGGCCTGGCGCTCTTCCTCCTCTTCCTGGGACTTGCCCGGCACCTCCAGGCGCGGTGGTTCTTCCCCACCAGCCGGACCTTCCGCGGCACCATCGAGGACCTCCGTGACAGGCTGGCGGCCCTGCGTGACCTTCCCTCCATCCGGAGCGCCGTGGAGGACGTCGCGGTCAAGGCCCTCCCAACACTCCAGGCCCGGGTGGTCGAGCCCGGCGCCCTCGCCGGACTCTCCCATCTCCCGAGTGACGCCCAGGCTCGGCTGACGCAGGGGGAGAGCCTCTGGACGGCCCAGAATCCCCGCGAGCAGCACCTCCTGCTGCCCATGCGCTCGCTGGGCGAACTTCGAGCCGTGCTGCTCGTCGCGCCCAAGCGCGGGGCCGCCCTCTACACCCAGGAGGACATCCACCTGCTGGAGACACTCGCCACCCTGGGCGCCCTGGCCCTTCACAACGCCGAGGTCGTTCAGGAACTCGAGTCCATCAGACGCCTGGAGGTGGGCGCGGCGCATCGGGAGAAGCAGCTGACGCTCAGCGCGCTGAGCGAGGAGCTGTGCCACGAGATGGTCTATCCCCTGAACTTCCTCGAGGACCTGCTCCGAAGAAGCGCCAGCGGCCAGGCGCTCGACGAGGAGGACCTCTCCTTCGCGCGCGAGGAGGTCGACCGCATGAAACGGATGCTCGACTCCTTGCGTCGGCTCCAGCTTCCGACCCCACGGCTCGCGCCCCTGCCCCTGCTCGGGCACATCCAGCGCGCGCTCCTGCTCGTTCGCGAGCCCATTCACGAGAAGAAGCTGTCCGTCACGATCGACGTTCCCCCGGAGCTGACCGTGACCGCCGAGGGAGGATCCCTGGTCCAACTGCTCAGCAACCTCCTGCGCAACGCGGCCCAGGCATCCCCCGACACGGGCGCCATGGGCATCCGCCTCCACACGAGCGCCGCGGGCCAGCTGCTCCTCGACGTCTGGGACACGGGCCCAGGCGTCTCGGCGCAGGTGGCGAGCGTCCTCTTCACCAGCCGCCGCATCAGCACGAAACCCGAGGGGTATGGCATTGGACTGACCGTGGTCCAGCGCATCGCGTACACCTTCCGATGGGACATCTCCTTTCTGCGTGAAGCGGAGCGCACCGCGTTCCGCCTCACCCTTCCCCCCCCGCCATGA
- a CDS encoding S8 family serine peptidase, translated as MRFPRGQQAPEPSRTAAGHGVVMAAAVEAVAVNIRLGLFEVPWAHASHVHATDLAAALAQAVGEWGAEVVLIAMTHAGWGVPAHLRTILRGCARRGRAGRGAIIVCCTGRIDQNQDLHGDSTVLAAGDLNAQPWVIPVAACGLRGGWYRVHRHPLGRLGPSVECCAPGELVTFPGIGAADDSSLAAALVAGAAARMIAIHPELSLAEVRQLLRATALKLPSESEPAVPGLEAHHFNEWDGAGHNFKLGHGRLDAQGACLAAADPICYALLATRRSLSDQPSAPLTAGVELEAARGWDALVWKLAPRSDLAQRYLALRGPLVSLALRTPALQEALFWLARHLRAQRLHGPAVWPEDGTDHGALGDRCLHLLEVLGEVLEQHPDPPVSRWLHELVRLLEATPSQTIARFLARACAFPSATLG; from the coding sequence TTGCGGTTTCCTCGCGGCCAGCAGGCACCGGAGCCCTCGCGGACCGCCGCGGGACATGGCGTGGTGATGGCCGCCGCGGTCGAGGCGGTGGCGGTGAACATCCGGCTGGGGCTGTTCGAGGTTCCCTGGGCCCATGCCTCCCACGTGCATGCCACGGACCTGGCGGCGGCGCTCGCCCAGGCCGTGGGGGAGTGGGGCGCGGAGGTCGTCCTGATCGCCATGACCCACGCCGGGTGGGGGGTTCCCGCCCATTTGAGGACCATCCTTCGAGGCTGCGCCCGGAGGGGTCGCGCAGGCCGGGGGGCCATCATCGTGTGCTGTACGGGGCGCATCGATCAAAACCAGGATCTTCATGGAGACAGCACCGTCCTCGCGGCCGGTGACCTCAACGCCCAGCCATGGGTCATCCCCGTGGCGGCTTGTGGACTCAGGGGCGGTTGGTACCGGGTGCATCGCCATCCCCTCGGGCGGCTGGGACCTTCCGTCGAGTGCTGCGCACCGGGGGAGCTCGTCACGTTTCCGGGCATAGGCGCGGCGGACGATTCGAGCCTGGCCGCGGCGCTGGTTGCCGGTGCCGCGGCCCGGATGATCGCGATCCACCCGGAGTTGAGCCTCGCCGAGGTCCGCCAACTTCTACGGGCCACGGCCCTGAAGCTGCCCTCCGAGTCGGAGCCCGCCGTACCGGGCCTGGAGGCCCATCATTTCAATGAGTGGGATGGCGCCGGACACAACTTCAAGCTCGGCCATGGGCGGCTCGACGCGCAAGGGGCGTGTCTGGCAGCGGCCGACCCCATTTGTTACGCCTTGCTCGCCACACGCCGCTCGCTCTCCGACCAGCCCTCCGCTCCCTTGACGGCTGGGGTGGAGTTGGAGGCCGCGCGAGGATGGGATGCCTTGGTGTGGAAACTGGCGCCTCGGAGCGACCTGGCCCAACGCTATCTGGCCCTGCGTGGGCCGCTGGTCTCGTTGGCGTTGCGCACGCCGGCCCTCCAGGAGGCCCTCTTCTGGCTCGCGCGCCACCTGCGCGCCCAGCGGCTCCACGGCCCCGCGGTGTGGCCCGAGGATGGAACGGACCATGGCGCGCTGGGTGATCGCTGCCTCCACCTGCTCGAGGTGCTGGGGGAGGTCCTGGAGCAGCACCCGGACCCGCCGGTGTCGAGATGGCTCCACGAACTGGTGCGGCTCCTCGAGGCCACTCCCTCCCAGACGATTGCCCGCTTCCTCGCCAGGGCGTGTGCCTTCCCCTCGGCCACGCTGGGCTAG
- a CDS encoding caspase family protein: MRGHALILGSQTYGLMGVLGDAARMADALRGLGFNVSVCAGGEATRESLLQGYRRLIEACAPDEAAFIYYAGHGASALDSQGGVQFIVPVDFAHSTEEDFRGITSLELSGLLAELTAKTRNVTVVLDCCFAARMFRGLELVPRSLPEVSPSIVRAHLLRLQTQGLVPRGLHVEGNPDAIRLVASALDGAAYEYTNARGVRTGLLTDTLLEVLEEARGLRVTWGQLGRRIRERVLARCPVQRPELEGPGRRLLFQLDELEWDFSLPYYPEHNRHWLRGGRLHGVHLGDEYAIMPLGAEGPDRERALALARVVDVLGGSSQVELGMSVRSVIPTGVPSYLLRSGQPRRAVLLEGRWEETPFHMQLREGLESSPFLRQSPGDEHEPVLARLKPTGHTIEVIDENGEDNLVHPLPLTPSSVSEVIRALEVLARAQALRELESAADSDWLAACLHIEWGRVVAGHASRLPTVGAGLHAGERLYVRFRNTGRSRIYVSIFDVGVGGSITLLNTSQPSGLSIGPECVEALGVRADGAFVGLELEWPVEVPSSGARPETLVVIVSDAPVDLRLLETSGSRRGRATASSLERLVRALQVGKTRSVSIPGSGSHLVNHAVKHIRFWLDPQRRR; the protein is encoded by the coding sequence ATGCGCGGACATGCACTCATTCTTGGAAGCCAGACGTACGGGCTGATGGGCGTGCTGGGAGATGCGGCGCGGATGGCGGATGCACTGAGGGGGCTCGGCTTCAACGTGAGCGTGTGCGCGGGTGGGGAGGCGACACGCGAGAGCCTGCTCCAGGGTTACCGCCGACTCATCGAGGCCTGTGCGCCAGACGAGGCGGCCTTCATCTATTACGCGGGCCACGGCGCGAGCGCGTTGGACTCGCAGGGAGGGGTCCAGTTCATCGTGCCAGTGGACTTCGCGCATTCCACGGAAGAGGACTTCCGTGGCATCACCTCCCTGGAGCTGTCGGGGCTGCTGGCGGAGCTCACAGCGAAGACGCGGAACGTGACGGTCGTGCTCGACTGCTGTTTCGCCGCGCGCATGTTTCGCGGACTGGAGCTGGTGCCGAGGTCTCTTCCGGAAGTGTCGCCGTCAATCGTGCGCGCGCACCTGCTGCGGCTCCAGACCCAGGGTCTCGTCCCCCGAGGGCTACACGTCGAGGGCAACCCGGATGCGATCCGACTGGTCGCCTCGGCGCTCGATGGAGCGGCCTACGAGTACACCAATGCGCGAGGTGTGAGGACGGGGCTGCTCACCGATACACTGCTCGAGGTGCTCGAGGAGGCACGCGGACTGCGTGTCACCTGGGGTCAGCTTGGACGGCGTATCCGTGAACGGGTGTTGGCGCGGTGTCCCGTGCAGCGGCCCGAGCTCGAGGGCCCCGGGAGGCGGCTGTTGTTCCAACTCGATGAACTCGAGTGGGACTTCTCCCTGCCGTATTACCCGGAGCACAATCGTCACTGGCTGCGCGGAGGCCGCCTCCATGGCGTTCACCTGGGGGATGAGTACGCGATCATGCCCTTGGGCGCGGAGGGTCCGGATCGGGAGCGGGCGCTCGCGCTGGCTCGGGTTGTCGATGTCCTGGGTGGCTCCAGTCAGGTGGAGTTGGGCATGAGTGTCCGCTCCGTCATTCCAACAGGGGTCCCCTCCTATCTGCTTCGGTCCGGCCAACCCCGGCGCGCCGTGCTGCTGGAGGGGCGCTGGGAGGAGACCCCCTTCCACATGCAGCTGCGCGAAGGGCTGGAGTCCTCGCCCTTCCTACGACAGTCCCCCGGCGATGAGCACGAGCCCGTGCTCGCCCGCCTCAAGCCCACAGGACACACGATCGAAGTGATCGATGAGAACGGGGAGGACAACCTCGTTCACCCCCTGCCACTCACGCCCTCCAGCGTCTCGGAGGTGATACGTGCCCTGGAAGTCCTGGCGCGAGCGCAGGCGCTGCGTGAGCTCGAGAGTGCCGCGGATTCGGACTGGCTCGCGGCGTGTCTCCATATCGAGTGGGGGCGGGTGGTCGCCGGACATGCGAGCCGGCTTCCAACGGTCGGGGCGGGTCTCCACGCGGGAGAACGTCTCTACGTCCGCTTTCGGAACACGGGCCGCTCCCGCATCTATGTCTCGATCTTCGACGTTGGAGTTGGCGGCTCCATTACCTTGTTGAACACCTCGCAACCCTCGGGTCTGTCCATCGGGCCCGAGTGTGTGGAGGCCCTGGGAGTCCGCGCGGACGGCGCGTTCGTGGGGCTCGAGCTGGAGTGGCCCGTCGAGGTGCCGTCTTCTGGCGCGCGACCCGAGACCCTGGTGGTCATCGTGTCGGACGCCCCCGTGGATTTGCGGCTGCTCGAGACGTCTGGCTCCCGACGGGGGCGGGCCACGGCGTCGTCCTTGGAACGGCTGGTTCGCGCGCTCCAGGTTGGGAAGACCCGATCCGTATCTATACCTGGGAGCGGTTCCCACTTGGTGAACCATGCCGTGAAACACATCCGCTTCTGGTTGGACCCACAGCGTCGCCGGTAG
- a CDS encoding trypsin-like peptidase domain-containing protein, whose product MDEMNGLLERLERALGGRALHALYPGPRALVGFEAAIASSVDGVLARSAVEKLRAGGRLLASELEALEVGIRLARPALWIERGQLPSNSSLGLDGEARAMLETLLPGVARVGWRWDIPLATAFQVAPRVLVTCVHVAERLLEDTEDLAQGHFVARFDADAHRGESTLSITSVLAHHPEEDVAFLELASDGPLARGLRLARQPWLPRGGKVLGVGYPLYSHGNPPWVNALFENVYGVKRLSPGELLGVEGSRLFHDCTTLSGSSGSPLIDPSTGLVVGIHSSGQFALRNTAVSTRAIHEIARLQELVALWG is encoded by the coding sequence ATGGACGAGATGAACGGGCTCCTGGAACGGTTGGAGCGTGCCCTCGGTGGAAGAGCCCTCCATGCGCTCTATCCTGGTCCTCGGGCGCTAGTGGGGTTCGAAGCCGCGATCGCGTCGAGCGTGGACGGGGTGCTCGCCAGGAGCGCGGTCGAGAAGCTCCGGGCAGGAGGCAGGCTTCTTGCCTCCGAACTCGAGGCCCTGGAGGTGGGGATCCGGCTGGCGCGTCCGGCCCTATGGATTGAGCGCGGACAGCTTCCCTCGAATTCATCGCTGGGTCTGGACGGAGAGGCGCGCGCCATGCTGGAAACCCTGTTGCCTGGAGTCGCGAGGGTGGGCTGGAGATGGGACATCCCCCTGGCGACAGCCTTCCAGGTGGCCCCGCGTGTCCTGGTGACCTGTGTGCACGTGGCGGAGCGGCTGTTGGAGGACACCGAGGATCTCGCTCAAGGACACTTCGTTGCCCGCTTCGACGCGGATGCCCACCGGGGAGAGAGCACCCTTTCGATTACAAGCGTCCTCGCACACCACCCGGAAGAGGACGTGGCGTTCCTCGAACTCGCATCCGATGGTCCGCTGGCGCGGGGACTGCGACTGGCACGGCAACCCTGGCTCCCCCGCGGTGGGAAGGTGCTCGGAGTGGGGTATCCTCTCTACAGTCACGGCAATCCGCCTTGGGTGAATGCGCTCTTCGAGAATGTCTACGGCGTGAAGCGGCTCTCGCCCGGCGAGTTGTTGGGCGTGGAGGGCAGCCGCCTGTTCCATGACTGCACGACACTGTCTGGAAGCTCGGGCTCTCCACTCATCGACCCGAGCACGGGACTCGTCGTGGGCATCCACTCCTCCGGCCAGTTCGCGTTGAGGAATACAGCCGTAAGCACTCGGGCCATTCATGAGATCGCGCGGCTCCAGGAGCTTGTCGCTCTTTGGGGATGA
- a CDS encoding helix-turn-helix domain-containing protein, giving the protein MKKLYEYAETWDGLLALVTDGVPEGPHLDFKRDAYSDSRKPLEKREADKEELRRDATAFANGGGGLLLIGIAEDGQGRACSVPGIENAAAHENNMRDVLSRSIDPPFTKSALRVRTVFDPQNATKGVVVVEIGESKVGFPHAVQGKSDAPLDFWIRTDKSKRRMTYLQVRASFQADEVQAAQQRLDSMALVEIRKLKYAIRSASWDFGKMVPLLEPLRIYVADLNFGPPVHSEVISAAGEVISAPRAGLTPEAARAAVDIIDEALPVYSLVGRAPEPPSDDDVALFRQASDYGWGLVYDGVKYLNSLPVISTGARLLGRLLRYCYLNEVKEVQDEVLEHFERARQVAKERRREHAIKVLDFFQHDALDDREGPPVPMPDGLEWVILGRDVPNKKKRPQKRRPRQR; this is encoded by the coding sequence ATGAAGAAGCTGTACGAGTACGCTGAGACTTGGGATGGACTGCTTGCCCTGGTGACCGACGGCGTTCCCGAGGGCCCGCATCTCGACTTCAAGCGGGACGCCTACTCGGATTCGCGTAAGCCCCTGGAAAAGAGAGAGGCGGACAAGGAGGAGCTTCGACGTGATGCCACCGCCTTTGCGAACGGCGGTGGTGGCCTGCTGCTTATAGGTATTGCTGAGGACGGGCAGGGCCGGGCGTGCAGCGTTCCAGGTATCGAGAACGCGGCGGCGCACGAGAACAACATGAGGGATGTCCTCAGCCGCTCTATCGATCCGCCCTTCACGAAATCAGCGCTCCGGGTACGCACCGTCTTCGATCCACAGAACGCAACCAAGGGCGTCGTCGTAGTTGAAATCGGGGAGTCGAAAGTGGGCTTTCCGCATGCCGTTCAGGGCAAGAGCGATGCACCTCTGGACTTCTGGATTCGCACCGACAAGTCCAAGAGGAGGATGACGTACCTCCAAGTACGCGCGAGTTTTCAAGCTGATGAAGTGCAGGCGGCGCAGCAGCGGCTGGACTCCATGGCCCTGGTGGAGATCAGGAAGCTCAAGTACGCCATCAGGTCGGCCTCGTGGGACTTTGGAAAGATGGTTCCCTTGCTGGAGCCACTTCGCATCTACGTCGCGGATTTGAACTTCGGACCGCCCGTTCATAGCGAGGTGATCTCCGCCGCCGGAGAGGTGATCTCCGCACCCAGGGCAGGGCTCACTCCGGAAGCGGCGCGAGCGGCCGTAGACATCATCGACGAAGCACTCCCCGTGTACAGCCTCGTCGGTCGGGCTCCTGAGCCACCAAGCGACGATGATGTAGCTCTCTTCCGGCAGGCGTCCGATTACGGTTGGGGCCTCGTTTACGATGGCGTGAAGTACCTCAACAGCCTTCCTGTGATCAGCACGGGCGCACGGTTGCTTGGACGGCTACTTCGCTACTGCTATCTGAACGAGGTGAAGGAGGTACAGGATGAGGTGCTGGAGCACTTCGAGCGCGCTCGGCAGGTAGCGAAGGAGAGGCGACGGGAACACGCAATCAAGGTTCTCGACTTCTTCCAACACGACGCCCTTGATGACCGCGAGGGGCCACCGGTTCCGATGCCCGACGGGCTGGAGTGGGTCATCCTCGGGAGGGATGTCCCGAACAAGAAGAAACGCCCCCAAAAACGCCGGCCGCGCCAACGGTGA
- a CDS encoding DUF4365 domain-containing protein produces MAKRSQSQKIGARGHKWLISVIEEHPDWLSRELGEDYGVDIEAELTENGVRGEILKIQIKSAETVEQKDGFVRAMIERKYVEYAQACRYPVILVLVDLALKEAWYLWIQDWILKRRATDGELSRNQDSWIHWIPTADTIKSGLDFGLKSIARWQGETQLVLSLNDALRSAAGTHNRVAMSSIIELITSIAPAIADISVDAIADEAIQLGDRLKGTIEGNAIAEQLFALARKFGARLSLATVSSIVLRGESYSRAGLIALGILYDDYFEHMKSLNLPNHFIELEPRVAYYCAFREAHPEEKSANFFADPKDFKFAGLRYVQPDRPWDKYANRGPSALLDYLTSQRESNELRRPGVDRERWERQHSRWT; encoded by the coding sequence ATGGCGAAGCGCTCTCAATCCCAAAAAATTGGCGCACGTGGGCATAAGTGGCTCATTTCTGTTATCGAAGAACATCCGGACTGGCTCTCGCGAGAACTAGGGGAGGATTATGGTGTAGATATAGAAGCTGAACTCACCGAAAACGGCGTACGCGGAGAAATCTTAAAAATTCAAATCAAATCCGCAGAAACCGTAGAACAAAAGGACGGGTTCGTCCGAGCGATGATTGAGCGGAAGTATGTCGAATATGCACAAGCTTGCCGCTATCCGGTGATCCTCGTCCTTGTCGACCTTGCCTTGAAGGAGGCGTGGTATCTTTGGATCCAAGATTGGATACTCAAGAGGCGGGCAACAGACGGAGAACTGAGCCGTAACCAGGATTCCTGGATCCACTGGATCCCAACCGCCGACACCATAAAATCAGGATTAGACTTTGGGCTAAAGTCGATTGCTCGTTGGCAAGGGGAGACACAGCTTGTCCTCAGCCTGAACGATGCTCTTCGCTCTGCGGCTGGAACTCATAACAGAGTGGCGATGTCTTCCATCATCGAGCTAATAACCTCGATCGCCCCGGCTATTGCCGACATATCCGTCGACGCGATCGCCGATGAGGCCATTCAGCTAGGTGACCGCCTAAAAGGAACCATCGAAGGGAATGCGATCGCGGAGCAGCTATTCGCACTAGCTCGAAAGTTTGGCGCTCGCCTGTCGCTGGCAACTGTTTCATCAATCGTATTGCGAGGCGAATCTTACTCCCGTGCTGGATTGATCGCGCTCGGCATCTTGTACGATGATTACTTCGAGCACATGAAGTCGCTCAACTTACCAAACCATTTCATCGAACTCGAACCACGCGTCGCCTATTATTGTGCATTCCGCGAGGCGCATCCCGAGGAGAAGTCTGCAAATTTTTTTGCAGACCCAAAGGACTTCAAATTTGCTGGGCTGCGGTATGTTCAACCAGATCGCCCATGGGACAAATACGCGAATCGCGGCCCATCAGCCCTTCTTGATTATCTCACGTCACAGCGGGAATCGAATGAGCTGAGGCGCCCAGGGGTTGATCGGGAGCGATGGGAACGACAGCACTCTCGATGGACTTGA
- a CDS encoding SEC-C metal-binding domain-containing protein — protein sequence MGQKKLSRNAKCPCGSGSKYKACCYNKGFHYLVDDDGTVVRSTPLHPEAASALKDLEARFTAKHGRPPGPNDLVFDPEDMPDEATLSAQISGAMERTGIPPALIYAFKKTGLLLTDDNRHLMPTSHVEEFEAAVDEYYALHPEEDEGLDS from the coding sequence ATGGGCCAGAAGAAGCTCTCGCGAAACGCAAAGTGTCCTTGTGGGTCAGGCAGCAAGTACAAGGCGTGCTGTTACAACAAGGGGTTCCATTACCTCGTCGATGATGACGGGACGGTCGTGCGCTCCACCCCGCTGCATCCGGAAGCAGCGTCAGCGCTCAAAGACCTGGAGGCACGCTTCACTGCGAAGCACGGGCGCCCACCTGGTCCGAACGACCTCGTATTTGATCCGGAAGACATGCCAGATGAGGCAACGCTGTCCGCACAGATCTCGGGGGCGATGGAGAGGACGGGCATCCCACCAGCATTGATCTACGCCTTCAAGAAAACTGGTCTGCTACTCACCGACGACAACAGGCACCTCATGCCAACAAGCCACGTCGAGGAGTTCGAGGCCGCAGTGGACGAGTATTACGCCCTACACCCCGAGGAAGACGAAGGGCTCGACTCTTGA